GGTCCAGCAGGCAATGACTTTTGCCCGCGCAGGTTATTCTTTTTATGGAAACTTTCAGCGTGTCGGGCGAGGACCAGGGAATCGCTCCGAAAACCGCGGGCAGGGGGGCTCTTAACGCTATGGCGCTGTAGCCCCCGTCGGGCGAGGGGATGAAGGCGGCGTCGAACCCGGCGGATTTTTCCAGCAGATCCCTTAGGTGGATTTCACCGAGAGAGGGGCAGTCGGTTCCGACGGCGGCTACGGGGCAAAGCCCCCTGGAAAAAGCCTCCTCAAAGGCCACGGAGAGCCGCGCCCCGAGGTCCCCGCCGCATTGGCTCTTTACCTTGTCATTCCCTATTATTTCTTTCAAGGCTCCGGGTTCGCCGTCAACCCGCCAGAGCACCGAGGCCCCGGATTTGCGGGCGGCTTTGGCGGTATCCCGGACCATTGCGAGGTAGAGGGAGACGGCCCTCTCGAAACCTATCGTTTGGGCGAGCCGGGTTTTGACCTTTCCCGGTTCCGGGGATTTGGCGAAGATTATTATTGCGGGCCGCACTTTAAACCTTTGATTTTTTTTGTGGATGGGTCTTTCATCTTGGTCTACCCTCCCCAATCATTTCAAAAAGTGTCCCGAAGGAGAGCGGATGCCGGACAAGGGCCATGCGGCCAGCGCGGAAGCGGGAAAGATAGCCAGAGCGCTGGGAGTAATCTCCTCGACCACCATGCTGTCGAGGGTGATGGGACTCCTGCGCGATTCGCTCACCGCCGCTCTCTTCGGCGCGGGCGGCTTCATGGACGCCTTCCTGGTCGCCTTCAAGCTCCCGAACATGCTTCGCGGACTCCTTGCGGAAGGAAGTTTAACCGTATCTTTCATCCCGGTCTACACCGAGGTGATGGA
The sequence above is drawn from the bacterium genome and encodes:
- a CDS encoding glycosyltransferase, giving the protein MGRVDQDERPIHKKNQRFKVRPAIIIFAKSPEPGKVKTRLAQTIGFERAVSLYLAMVRDTAKAARKSGASVLWRVDGEPGALKEIIGNDKVKSQCGGDLGARLSVAFEEAFSRGLCPVAAVGTDCPSLGEIHLRDLLEKSAGFDAAFIPSPDGGYSAIALRAPLPAVFGAIPWSSPDTLKVSIKRITCAGKSHCLLDPLEDIDDIESLRRFSKSLSGKNRSGASETGRILLSPEFAFLT